The genomic segment CGAGGTTGAATTGCCGAGCAGCATGCCACCGCCGGAGCCGAGAATCTTGCGCGTCCAGACGGCGACGCTGAAAGAGTTGGTCCCAAAGGTCAGCTCCGCAGGCTTGCAGAGACTGCATCCCCCTGTGGTGTAGCTGCCGAATTTGCCGCCGGGGTTGCCTGGCGTGCCGCCGACGCCGTGGTTGCCGTGGCCCGAGGTGTCGTTGGGACTGGTTTCAAAGGGATAGTAGCCGATCAAGCCCGCCTTCAGCCCCGCCGAGGCATCCGGCGTGTTGACCACGGTGAGACTCACCGTGGCTTCGGCGCTGTCCACCGTGCCGTCGTTGACCTTGAATTTGAAGCTGTCCGCCCCGGTGTAATTCGCGTTTGGCGTGTAAGTCACATTCGGCGCGGTGCCAGTGAGCACGCCGTTCGCGGGATTTTGCGTCACCGTGTAGGTGAGCACCGTGCCCGCGTCGGCATCCGATCCTGTGAGCGTGATGGAGACAACCGTGTTGATGTTCGTTCTCTTGCTCTGTGCATTGGCGACGGGCGGGGTGTTGGCGTTCGCCACCGCAATCTGCACCGCTGTACTGGTGTAATTGGTGGTAAACGTCAGCCCGGAAACAGGCGGAATCGTCACACTGGCGAACGTGCCCGTGCGGCTGGCGAAAGTCATCACCGTATAGGTCTGGCCTGCCGTGGGCGTGAACGCGCCCCAATTCACCACGAGCTTCGCATTGGTCAGCGTGGCGTTGTTGCTCACCGCCAGCCAGTCATAGCCCGTGCCTTGCACCGTGCCGTTGATTTCGCAGTTATAGGTACCGCTGCCGAGATCGAGATCGCCCGTCACCGTAAGCTTGCCGGGTGAGAGGCCAGGCTCGATGCTGGCGGTGGCGCTGTTGGTCAGCGTGCCGCTCTGCACGATAGTTCCCTTGCCCTTGATGGTCGCGTTGTTGGTCAGCGTGCCGCCCGCATTTATGTTGAGGAAGTTATCTGAGTTGCCCAGCGTGATCGTGCCGCCATTGGTGAACATGCCGCCACTCAGCACGGTGAAATTGCAGGTCGCGGGCATCGAAAGCTGCCCTGTCGAGTAGTTGGTAAACAGCCCCGCTGTTTTGGCGATGCGGCTGACCAGCGAGCCGTAGTTGTTGACGGTCGAGTTGACGCCGAAAGTGAGTTGCGAACCATTGCCGCCGTCGGTGATCACGCCCGTCGCGTTGTTGTTGACCGTGCTTTGCCAGGTGCTGGGTGTGCCGGTGTTCATCGTACCGTCGTTGTTGATGGTACTGCCTGCGTTCATGGCTTCCGCGCAGGACGGGCAAGAGTACGAACCGCCCGACTTGATATTCAGCATGCCGCCCGAATTATTGGTCATGAAATAGGCGGTGTAGCTGCCATAAATATCCATCGTCCCGGCGTTGGTGATACGTCCTTGGCTGAGCGAACCGCTGGCATTGACCGTCAACATCGCCCCGGCATTGATGGTGATGAAGGTATTGAGGCTGGGACTCAGGGCTTTCGCACTATTGACGGTCAAGGAAGTGCCGGACGGAAACGCAATCGTCACGTCGTTCATCACGCAATTGGCCGCGATGATGACGGCGTCCCCGCTGGCTAACAGCGCCGTGGTGGGCACGACGCCGGTGCTCCAATTCGACGCGACAGCCCAATCCGTGTTGGTCGTGCCGTTGAAGGTGTAGACAGCCGGAGCCTTGCCCGTCAGCGCAAAGTCGTAATTGCTCTCATCGCAATCGTCATTGACGATGTTGATCGTCGCCGTGCGCGTGCCGCCTGCTGTGGGCGTGAAGGTGACATTGAAAGTCGTGCTGCCGCTGGCTGCCACAGTCGCGGGCAGCGTGATGCCGGAACACACGAATTCACCGGCATTCGTCCCACTGAATGAAATGGCCGAAACCGTCAGTGGCCCACTGCCCGTGTTCTCAATCGTGAAGCTCTTGCTGACGCCCACGCCGACGGGCGTCGTGCCGAAATCGGTGTTGTTCGTGGCGCTGGTCGCCGTCGTGCCATCAGGGATGTTGTTGCCGTTGCCTTTGAGGTTGATGTCGGGAATGTTCGTGACGTAAGCCGAAGCCGTCTGCGTAATGCCTGCGCCGCTCGTCCAGTTGCTGCTCGTGCCCGTGAGCGCGAAGTTCGTCAGCGTGCCGGTTTCCAGCGTGTTGTCCGCCGTGTCGGTCAACGAAATCACGCCTGCATTCGTGCCATCCGCCGTGCCCTGATTGAATTTGTAATAGGCGATCAGGCAATTCGGCATGCTGGCGATTTCAGTGTTCATGAACGTCTGAATCTCGCTTTGCGTGCGCGCACTCGCCCAGATGCGAAACTCGTCAATCGTGCCGTGGAAGGGCCTGCCACTTCCTTCCCAATAACCGATCAGGAACGGGCTGGTGTTGTTGGCCGGCCCGGTCACCGTCCCCGAAGTTTGCGAGACCCCGTTTTTATAAAGCGTGCCCGTCGTGCCGTCGAAAGTCAGCGCCACGTGTGTCCAGGTGTTTTCGCTGATGTTGCCGAGCGGGCTGGTAAGCTGCGTGCCGCCGATGCGCGCGCAGAGCCGCCAGGCTGCCGCCGAGTTGTCTTGCAACCACATCACCAGGTTGTTGCTGTTCTTGCTGAAGACCGTGGGGAACTGCTCGCCCGTGGGCTGGACATAAATCCAAGTCTCGACCGTGAAGGCTGAAATCAACGGCATGTTGCCGCTGTGCGGAATGGTGACGTAATCATTGCTGCCGTCGAAATTCAACGCCTCGCCCGGCGCATTGGCAACCGCGCTGGTTACTGGCGCGCCGCAACCCGCGCTCGGCGTATTCAATGCCGTACACGTCGTTGGGTCAGGCGCGCCCGTGCCGCCCGCCGGTTCGACTGAAACTTTGTTGGTCTTCACGCCGGCTGAGGTCGGACACGCGATCACGCTGATTGTGCTCGTACCGCCGCCCGTCGCAATCGAACCGGCGAAAGTGCAAGTGATCGTACCCACGGGCGAATTGCCGGAGCTTGGATTGCACGTCCAGCCCGTGCCCGTCGCACTGACGAGTTTCATGCCGACAGGCAGTGCATCTTTGACCGTAGCCGCAGTCGCCGCCGCATTGCCGTTGTTGGTGACCGTGATCGTATAGGTCGCGTTTTGGTTATAGGTCAGCGCCGGATTGCTCTTGCTCACCGATAGGTTGGGCGAATTGGGAATCGAACTGCTGACCGGCGCGGCGCATCCGGCGGGCGTGTTGGCCGCCGTGCAAGTGGTCGGCGTGGGCGGATTCGCGCCGCCCGACTGATCTACCGAAGCGTAGTTGATGACCGTGTTGCCGCCATACGGCGCGGTCGGTTTGACGACGACGCTGATCGTGCTGGTGCCGCCGCCCGTGGCGATGGAGCCGCCGCTGAAGTTGCAAGTGATCGTGCCGACGGGCGTGGCGGTCGCGCCGCTCGGCGTACACGTCCAATTCGTGCCCGTCGCGCTGACCAGATCGAGGCCGATGGGCAAGCCGTCTTTGACCGTTGCGGTCGTCGCCGCCGCGCTGCCGTTGTTGGTCACAGTCAGCGTGTAGGTTGAATTCGCGCCTGCCACCAATGAAGGCGAGGGCGCGCTTTTCGCCAGCGTCAAACTGGGCGAGGCGGCGCAAGCCGAAACCGTCGCCATCGCCGAAGTCGCCACGAGGTTGGTGTTGATCGTATCGGTGTAACTGGCCGCGCTGCCCGCGCACGTCACCTGTGTCTGGTAGCAGAACTGCACCGGCGTGCTGTTGGTAAAGGTCAGCGTCGCCTTGGGCGCAACGTTGTCATCCCAGGCGACCGTGGCGACGGGCGTCTCATCAATTTGCAGCCGCAGGTTGCGAATGGACGAAGAGACCGACGAGATGTCAATCAGGCCCGAACCGCCGACGGCTTCGACCGGGCCGAAGACCGTCGCGCCCGTGTCAACATTGATCAGCGAAACCTGCAACGAAGTGAACTCGACGCCCGAAGTCAGGTTGATGTCGGACAAAATCACCTTGTCCCAGGTCGCGGCGACTTGCGAACCCGAACCGCAGTAGAAGCTGTCAATGTTGACCGTCGCGGTCGTTGCGGCGCGCGTCGAAGGCGAGATGCCTGAGATCGGATTCCACGACCGCAACACCGCCGCGTCGCCATACGAGTAAACCGACACGCCATCCGTGCCCAGGCCGTATGGCCGATTGGCGTCCACGGTGTAGCCGCTGGTGAACCCAGCGCCGGTGCAGGGCAATTGCGTTGACCAATCAAAGCAACTCAGCTTGTTGAAGTCAGCGTAATTTGGAAAGAAGACACGGCTGCCCAGATAGACATCCGCATTGGCATTGATGCCTGGATACATCCCGTGGACGCCGCCCAGATTGACGACGGTCGGGTTGCTGCTGTTGAGGTCGTAACAAGTGGCGTTGGTGTTGCGGCCCGCGATACAGATGCCCGTGACCGCGCCACCCGCGCTCAAGCGCGGGAAAAGATTGCTGCCTTCGCTCGCCGGCGTTGCCGGTGTGAGGACGGTGGGCAGCGCGGGCCAGCCCGTGCAAGTGGTATTCGTCGCCACGTCAAAGCAGGTCAGCTTGCGCTCGTAGTTGGCGATGTAAAGTTTCGAGCCGACCGCAAAGATGTCGTCGCCAAAGTTGTTCCATTGCCCTGCCGCGCCACGCGCGGGCAGGCCCAGGTTCACCGGCGTAAAACCGGCGCAGTTGTTGAGGCTGTTGCCGGGATCGAAACAGCGCAATTCGCCGCTCTGATTGAGCGTAAACAATTTGCCGCTGGCAACCGTCAGCACCGCACTCTTGCCCGTCGTCGCGGCGCTCTGCCCGCAGGTGCTATCGGTCGTGGCGTCCCAGCAATAAATGCGATCCAGCCCAGGCGCGCCGCAACATTGCTGATCGTAGGAGTCGGGATTCATATACACGCGATTGCCGATAGCAATGGTGTAATTGTTCGTGCCGGTAAGAATGCCGGAAGATTTGGGATAGCCGGTGCAAGGCGCAGAGGTGTTCAAGTCATAGCACCAAACCTGCGCCGGATTGACGTGATGGTTGACCCCGATCACTTTGCCGTTGGCCGTGACTGCCGGATTGAATCCATCGCCCGTCCCGCTCAGGTTGATATTGCCACCGAGCGGACGCGGGAAAGCCTGCGCCACGCCCTTGGCATTCTTCGCCAACAGCGCGTTGGTGAAATTGAGCGCGGTCGCATTGGGCTGGCTCGAAGTCCAGTTGCTGCCCGGCGTCTGCACACTGCCCGCCACCAGCGTCTGCCCGCTGTTCCACGTATCGTTGAGCGTCACGTTCGCCAACGGCACATCACCGCTGGTCAGGTCGTAATTGATCTTCCAGTTGATTGTCGCCGTGCCGGTGCCCGACGGCGGCGTCGCGCCTGCCACGCCACTCTTCGTCACGGTTTCGGTATTGCCCCCGAAAACCGCTGCCCAGACCGACGCGGGCGTGCTCTTTAGTTTGGTGAGCCAGTCGCCATTGGCATTGGCGGCGCTCGCACTGCCGCGCCAACCGGCAAAACTCAAAACACACACGACGGCCAGCGCGAGGGCGAACCGCAAGGAACGAACGACGAGGTGAGATTGCTGCGAGAACATTGGGGGAAACTCCTGTTTCTTTAACGGCATTGAAGGGTGTCAAACGATTCGGTTAAAACATTGCGCCGCGCACGAGCGAACGCGCGCTGGCGCTGAACTCTTGCGTCAGTCCTCACCCCTGTGCCAGCATTGGGTTATGGGTGAAGTCAAAGTGAACGTGAAGTTGAGCAACGGCATGGATCAGGGCATGTTTCGCCGGGGTCTCATCACCCGTGATCAAGTCCGCTCCATCAACGTGGAAGCCATTGTTGACACCGGCGCGGTGCGTTCGTGCATGCCGATAGACCTGATGGAGAAGCTGGGCCTGCAAGTCGTGCGTCACATGAATGCCCAGATGGCGAATGACCAAACCCAGAGTGTGGCTGTCACCGAAGGCGTGGACATGGAAATCCTCGACCGCCTGGTCACAGAGGCCTTCCTGGTGCTGGGCAGCGAAGTGCTGATCGGCCAGACCGCACTCGAAGCCACCGACTTGCTGGTGGATTGCACCCGGCAACAAGTCATCCCCAATCCCGCCCATCCCAACTCCGCCGTGATCCGCATTCGTTGAACTCACACCGGCGCAACTCAGTCCACACACGACGGCCAGCGCGAAGGCGAACCGCAAGGAACGAATCAGCAGGGCTTGGTTTTTCATGAACATTTGGGGGAATACTCCAATTCTTACCACGTGATGTGGGCGGCGACCGCCGCCCACAGACAGGCCAGCCGGCGTCCCTGGCTGGCCCCTTGATCTCGCTGAAAACGGCGTTACATGCCTTCGAGCGCGTTGTCGCGGTTTTCTCGGATGTCGAATAGTTTGTTTAGGCGCGTAATCGCGAATACTTCGTAGATGTCAGGCCGGATCGAACAGAGCCGCAATTTGCCCTTCGCGGTTTTAACCTTCTTGTCGAGCGTGATGAGCTTGCCCAGCGCGGCGCTACTGAAGTATTCGACGTTGCTGAAATCCACGATGATTTTCCGGCGGCCATCCGTGTCAACCAGCGCGAACAGTTCGTTGCCGATGATTTGGATATTGCCTTCATCCAGGATTTTCTTATCCACAAAACGCGCGACCGTGACGCCGCCGATTTCTTCCAGGTCTAGTCTTTTTATTGCCATGATTTCCTCTTCACAGTGGGGACGGTTGTGCGCACGCTTACAGCAGTGTCGCTTTGCGTACTCAGGTGGCAAGCTGTAGGGCAGGTTCAGAACCTGCCCTACAGCTTGCGGCGGCACTGAACCTCCAAAGCGAAAACGCTACGCGCAGCTTGCAGCGCCGGTCTGTGGGACAAAACCAGCCAGTCACGCGCGACGGACGCTGAAGTGGGGAGAAGGAACGCCGCGCATCTTTTTGTTCGGCTTGTTACGGCAGGTAGGAACGCCTGCACCAAGCTTGCTGCCCGGTTGGGTGTTAGGTGGCGAGCCGCACATTCACGGCATTCGCGCCTTTCTTACCCTGTTGAATCTCGAAGACCACTTGGTCGTTCTCTCTGACCTGATCTACCAGGCCAGTCACGTGCACAAAGATTTCAAGGCCCGACCCTTCTTCTTTGATAAAGCCAAAACCTTTGGCCTCGTTGAAAAACTTCACTGTCCCTTTTTTCATAAACGCCTCCTTTTTTGCTCGGATGAACCACTGCATCGAAGCGCCACTAGCTACGCGCGGGGAACTGCCCTTCCAACGCGATGACAAAACCGACGCATTGATAGGGCGACAAATTGTTATGCGGCTTGCCCGCACCGGCGAACGCCAGCGCGTCGGCTTTCATTTGGGCATTGGGCGCGGCGTTGGAATAAGCGGGCGCACCATCGGCAGTCGCCGCCCAGACACGGCCCGCCGGACTTTTTTGATTGCCTTTGGCTTCGCTCGAAGCGGCGAGGTGGCTGTGTTGCGGCATCTGTTGCACAGTCAGCGCCACCGCCGCCTGCCCGCCGCGCTGGCCCAGCGTCCGATTGCTCAAACCACTGCCTTGCCCCGCGCCCACCGGCACGGTGGCGGGCAGGTTGGGCAGGGCGAACGTAGTGATGCCATCGCCGCCATAGGTTGTCCCAATCACCATAAACAACGACTGATACTGAGCAATGGGCAACGACTGCCCGTTGCAAAACGCCCAACCGCTTGGCGCGAAATCGCTCGCAAACATTCTGATCTCGCCTAGAAAGTGCATTCCTTGTTGCATCAGGTCTCCTCCTTGTCAGCCGCCGCGCGCGTTAGTAGGCGCGGGTCGGGAAAGCGCCATTCACACAAATCGCCAAGTTGAGCGTCAGATAGGGCGCCATGTTTTCATGCGGTTGAAAACCACCCTGCGGTTGAATGGCTGCTGCCGACATCGGGCCGGTGGCGCTTGGCGCATAGGCGCCGGGAGCGGCGGCCCACAAATCCTGCGCCGGTGCGGGTTGATTGGGCGCGCCGGGCGCTACGGCTTGCACGGCGTGCGTATGCCTGGGCAGTTCTTCCAGCGTCAACGTGTGCTCGGCTTCCCCGCCGTTGCTGCCCCGCGGAAATTTGTCGTTCCAGTGCATGGGCACGCGCCCGCGCAAATCCGGCACCGCAAAAGTCTTGATACCGTCGCCACCATAAGTTGTGCCCAGGAGGGAGAACAGGGCCGTGTTCTCCTGTATGGGTAACAGGCGGCCATCGCACGCGACCCACCCTCTGGGTATGCGCCCGAAGCCGAACATCCTGATTTCACCGTAGGTTGCATCTGACATGATTTTTGCTCCTTCCGCCCAAACGCCGCACAAAGGTTTGTGTCCCTACGCGCGCCTTTCTGATTACTGCAACTCGGGGTAAATGCCCGAGACAGCAATGATGAAATTGACGGCTTGAAATGGCGGCATGTTGTCGTGCGGTTGACTGCCGCCCGCCGGATTGAGCGCGCGATAATCCAGGGCCGCGCCCGGCTGCTGGTCGCTGTAACGCGCGACAGCCGCCGCTGCCCAGACATTGTTGGCGGGCGTCGGACTCGTGCCCGGATTGGCATTCATCTGCGGCGCGTGCGTGTGCACCGGCATCTCGTTGCGATTAAGCGTAACGGTTTCAGCGCCGCCCAAATCGCCCAGCCGGAACTCGCGGCCTTCGACGGACTGGCCCTGCGACACCGGCGCGCGCCCGCGCAAGTCGGGCAAGGCGAACGTTCGAATGCCGTCGCCGCCATACGCGGTGCCGAGCAGGCTAAAAAGTGCGCCGCCATCATTGTTGTTGATGGACAACAGTTGCCCGTGGCAAAACAGCCAGCCTTTGGGCGCATAATTGCCACTGAACATGCGAATCTCACCTAGATACGGCTCCATTGGAGGATACTCCTTTGCTTGGGTTGGTGGTGATTGCGCGGTGAATGGCGCAACCGTTTAATGGCGCTGTGCCTCCTCCATCTTTTTGCGCAAGCTCAGCGGGCGCATATCCGTCCAGACCTCTTTGATGTAATCCAGACATTCCGCTTTTTTGCCTTGCTTGCCTGCATCCCGCCAGCCAGGCGCATTCGGGCGATCAGCAGGCCAAATGGAATACTGCTCTTCGTGGTTGACGACGACTTTGTAAAGGGTGGTGTCCTCCATTTCTTCGCGACTCATAAGCTCTCCTTTAAGCGTATTGCCAAACAGTCATTCGCCTTTGTCTTTGCGCCGTGGTTCGCGTGAGCGGAACCACGGCAACTGATCAATCACATCGGCTTGCGCTGCCGCGACCGCCAGCCGGCCCTGCCAGCCGCAATGCGCACATGCATAAGGGCGGCGGCCCGTCAGCCACGCCCGCCAACGCGCCCACCGCCCGCGCAACGTCAAACGGTAAACCGCTTGACGGCAAGCCGGACAGCACACCACATGCGGTTTTGCACCACCCAATCCGGTCATTGTTTTTCCCAGTGCGATGCTCACGTCTAAGCCTGTTCCTCTCGCGTCCGCGCGCACCTCTCCCATCCAGCCCAAGGCTGTTGCCTCTCAGTGCCAACTGGGAATGTGAGGTTGCGGCAGGCGCAATCAACGCTGTGGCAGTACCCAGACTGAAGCAGCGACGGTGTGGAGTTTAGAGTTCGCGGGTCAAGCTGTACATCCCCGCTGCCGGGTATTTTGCCTACCCAAAGCCGGGTATTTCGCCTACCTGGAACCGGGTAGGCGCAGCGCAAACTGGTCGCTAGAGCGGTTTGCAATTGCGTTTATCGGAGCGCGTTGTGCCGGGACGGTACCGCGCGCGTGAGCAAGCGGCGCCTCAAACTTGCGGCATTGGCTGAATCGCCCAGTCTCCGCTTGCACGCGCGCGCGGTACCGTCCTGCTGCCCGGCTTTTCCCATCCTCTGATGTAAAAACCGATCTAGGCAGAGCTATTCGGCCCGCAACTCAGTTTGATGGGCGAGGGCGAATTTGATGAGCGCGTGGCTGCCGCGCAAGGCGAGTTTGCGGCAGATGTTTTTGCGATGCGTCTCGACCGTCAGCGGGCTGATGTATAGCGCCTCGGCGATTTCGCGCGTGGATTTGTATTCGGCAATCAGCCGCAGCACGTAACGCTCACTGGCCGTCAGTTGCGACAGGCCGTTAGCAATAACAGGTGCGGGCGGCGCGGGCGCGTTGACCAGATAGCTGGTCATCAATGGGCTGAGATAGGTTTGTCCTTGCTGCACGGCGCGCAAGGCGGCGACGATGTCGGTGACTGCGCTGTCTTTGAGCACGTAACCACGCGCGCCCAGGCTGAGCGCCTGCTGCAAATATGTCTCTTCGCGGTGGACGGTCAGAAAGATCAGCTTGATGTTCCAGCCGCGTTCACGCACGGCACGCGCGACGCCAAAGCCATCGAGCACTGGCATGTCTACGTCAAGCACGGCAATGGGTGGTTGCAGCCGCTCCAGCAAGGTCAATGCCGCTTGCCCGTCGCCCGCTTCGGCAATCACGCGGAACTCGGCGGCTTCGCCACCTGCTTCGATGGTTTGGCGCAAGCCCTGGCGCACGATGGGATGATCGTCGGCGATCAGAATTTGAATCTCGGTGCTCATCAGAATTAATCAGGTAAGGGGAATTGCAAAGTAATCGTGGTGCCTTGTTGCGGCGCCGATTCGACCAGCAAATCACCGCGCAACAAGCGCGCGCGTTCGTGAATACCGGTCAGTCCCAAGCCGCTGCCCGCCACCCAATCGCGCGAGGCGTCGGGGATAAACCCGCAACCGTCATCGGCGACGATGAGCCGCAAGAGGCCGGGTTCGCGTTTGAGTTTGACGCTGGCGTGGGTGGCGCGCGCGTGGCGCACGATGTTGTTGATTGCTTCCTGCACGATGCGGTAGAGGCTGTTTTCAGCTTCTTTGGGCAAGCGGCCTTCCAGTTCATCCAACTCCTGTTTGATTTCCAAACCGTGCGCCTGCCCGACTTTGTTGAGCATTTCGCGCAACGAATTGGTCAGCCCCAGCCGATCCAGTTGCACGGGGCGCAGGTCGTAAATGATCTCGCGCACCTCGTCAATCACGGCGGTGGCTGCTTCGGCAATCTCTTCCATTTGTTCCTGCTGGCGTTTGGGATCGTCCTGGGCTTGCAAACAGATGGTCGCACGTTGGCGAATGATCGCCAGACTTTGGCTCAGACCATCGTGCAATTCGGCGGCGATGCGCTGGCGTTCGCCTTCGT from the Acidobacteriota bacterium genome contains:
- a CDS encoding phage tail protein, whose protein sequence is MEPYLGEIRMFSGNYAPKGWLFCHGQLLSINNNDGGALFSLLGTAYGGDGIRTFALPDLRGRAPVSQGQSVEGREFRLGDLGGAETVTLNRNEMPVHTHAPQMNANPGTSPTPANNVWAAAAVARYSDQQPGAALDYRALNPAGGSQPHDNMPPFQAVNFIIAVSGIYPELQ
- a CDS encoding STAS domain-containing protein; this encodes MAIKRLDLEEIGGVTVARFVDKKILDEGNIQIIGNELFALVDTDGRRKIIVDFSNVEYFSSAALGKLITLDKKVKTAKGKLRLCSIRPDIYEVFAITRLNKLFDIRENRDNALEGM
- a CDS encoding phage tail protein → MSDATYGEIRMFGFGRIPRGWVACDGRLLPIQENTALFSLLGTTYGGDGIKTFAVPDLRGRVPMHWNDKFPRGSNGGEAEHTLTLEELPRHTHAVQAVAPGAPNQPAPAQDLWAAAPGAYAPSATGPMSAAAIQPQGGFQPHENMAPYLTLNLAICVNGAFPTRAY
- a CDS encoding response regulator transcription factor encodes the protein MSTEIQILIADDHPIVRQGLRQTIEAGGEAAEFRVIAEAGDGQAALTLLERLQPPIAVLDVDMPVLDGFGVARAVRERGWNIKLIFLTVHREETYLQQALSLGARGYVLKDSAVTDIVAALRAVQQGQTYLSPLMTSYLVNAPAPPAPVIANGLSQLTASERYVLRLIAEYKSTREIAEALYISPLTVETHRKNICRKLALRGSHALIKFALAHQTELRAE
- a CDS encoding cold shock domain-containing protein, translating into MKKGTVKFFNEAKGFGFIKEEGSGLEIFVHVTGLVDQVRENDQVVFEIQQGKKGANAVNVRLAT
- a CDS encoding phage tail protein, with the translated sequence MHFLGEIRMFASDFAPSGWAFCNGQSLPIAQYQSLFMVIGTTYGGDGITTFALPNLPATVPVGAGQGSGLSNRTLGQRGGQAAVALTVQQMPQHSHLAASSEAKGNQKSPAGRVWAATADGAPAYSNAAPNAQMKADALAFAGAGKPHNNLSPYQCVGFVIALEGQFPARS
- a CDS encoding clan AA aspartic protease; translated protein: MGEVKVNVKLSNGMDQGMFRRGLITRDQVRSINVEAIVDTGAVRSCMPIDLMEKLGLQVVRHMNAQMANDQTQSVAVTEGVDMEILDRLVTEAFLVLGSEVLIGQTALEATDLLVDCTRQQVIPNPAHPNSAVIRIR
- a CDS encoding MbtH family protein, whose protein sequence is MSREEMEDTTLYKVVVNHEEQYSIWPADRPNAPGWRDAGKQGKKAECLDYIKEVWTDMRPLSLRKKMEEAQRH